GAATTAATGGCATTTGGACAACTACTTAAATCGAAAAGAAATCAAAGAGGATGGACTCAAGAAGAATTGTCAGACAGATTAAAAATATCCAGACCTACAATATCTAGTTGGGAAGGTGATAAGACTTTACCAGATATTTCAAATTTATTAAAAATGAGTTTATTATTTGGCTGTACTTTGGATGAATTACTTAGGGAGGAAATTAAATTGACAACTAAAACATTTAAAACAATGACTTATAATAATGTTACGACCCCATTACGAGTAAAAAACGCAGGAGAACATAAAAAGATTAGTTTTAAGAATCAAAATCCTGAAGTCAAAGCAAACGTCAATTTAGATACAGGAGAAGTGACCTTTTTTATTGAGCAAGATGAACTAGAGAAATTAAAATAATGACTCCATCCTGTCCTCACTATAATCAATTTAAAAAGCTCTCAAAATTATTCTTGAGAGCTTTCAATAGCTTATACGGATGTTGAACTAGACACATCGATTGGGAATTGTTGGCTATTTGGTCAAGGGTGTTTCATCTATTAAAACAAGAAGAATTAACCCTTTTAGGAAATTCATACCTCATGTATTAACTGCCATTCATCACGTAGCACTCCATATTTTATCGAGTCATAATACCTTTGTTGATAGTATCTTACGTTTCTAATTTGTGCCTCTTTCGTCATCCCTATTTTTTCCCCAACTTTTATCATACCTTTATTTCCAGACCATGTAGTAAAACCAAGTCTTTGAATATAAGGAGTGATCTCAAATAAATGGGTAATCCATAATTCAATGACTTTAGAACCAATCCCTTTACTCCAAGTATTTTGATCATAGAGCAAAATACCAAACTCTAACCACTGTTTCAATTCTCCGTCTTCCCAAAAAGCAGAAACCTGTCCAACGATTTTATCTTCATAAACGATGACTGCCCGATAAGGATTATCCAAATAGTATTTTTCAGCTATTTTCTTTAATTCCTCAAATGTAAGAACTGGATCATTAAAGTACGGGCCATTCCACTTCATCCATTCTAAATCTTCATCATACGCAATCTTCCATAAATCAAAAATATCCTTAGTTTCTATACTTCTTAAGCTAATATTAGTCGTACTATCTTTTATAAACATTTATTTCACCCTTTCTGATCACTTTTGGTTAAACTTCTCCTTTTCTATTTTATCAAAAATACCAACTAGAAAAAAGCGACTGTAAAAACAATAGTAAGCAGAAACACTAATATCTAAGAGAATAAAGGGATCCAAAGTGATTATCTTAGTTCAGATCTTTCTTATATCAAAGTATTTTAAAGAAGTGTTGCACTTAATTAGACGATTCAAGAAGGCGAACAAAAAAATCTGTTGAAAAGCCGCACTAAGCTAACTTCCCAACAGATTTTTGCTACTGTTTATTTTAACGACACATTCTTATAATAAGGAGCACCAATTGCACGATACACCAAACCATCAACACGATCATTTACTAAGAAGGATTCTGATGCTTGATAAAGTGGTGTCACTGGTGAGTTATCCATCAATACTTTTTGAGCATCCAACAATGTATCCCAACGTTTTTCGTTTTCTGTAGCATAAGTTGTTGCTGATTCTGTTAATAATTTATCGAATTCTTCATTGCTGAACTTGCCGTAGTTTTGTTCTCCGCCTGTTCTAAACAATTGCAAGAAATCGTATGGATCAGCATACGTTGCTGCCCAACCAGCTAAAACAACATCAAAGTCGCCTTTGCTCATTTGATCCAAACGGTTCTTAAATGGTACGCTTGAAATCGTTACTTTTAAGCCTTTTAGGTTTTCTGTTAATAACCCTTGGATATATTCTGCCATTTTTTTAGCTGTATCGATATCTGATGTTAATAACGTCACTTCCGCCGAGTCAACACCTAATTCTTTCTTAGCATCTTCCCACAGTTTTTTTCCG
The Enterococcus silesiacus DNA segment above includes these coding regions:
- a CDS encoding GNAT family acetyltransferase — protein: MFIKDSTTNISLRSIETKDIFDLWKIAYDEDLEWMKWNGPYFNDPVLTFEELKKIAEKYYLDNPYRAVIVYEDKIVGQVSAFWEDGELKQWLEFGILLYDQNTWSKGIGSKVIELWITHLFEITPYIQRLGFTTWSGNKGMIKVGEKIGMTKEAQIRNVRYYQQRYYDSIKYGVLRDEWQLIHEV